Proteins co-encoded in one Mycobacterium mantenii genomic window:
- a CDS encoding 3-oxoacyl-ACP synthase III family protein has translation MIDVSTSAVSLPAVSIIGVGHHLPARVVANDELCQKLDPAQAVTPAWIEEKTGIRQRRIAAPDDTAWSFAVEAAKRAMAMAQITAEQLDIIICCTFSGDYIYPPVSAKVQQQLEAEHAQIYDVQANCSGFVTGLTAASDRIRVDDTLRYALVIGVEMLSRYIDGSDVNTAIYLSDGAGAAVLSRVAEGGIRHSAFHTDSSNFDAVRQRGGGSMFPTNGRPFDRTVDLMEMNGIATWKQAITHLPPTIRKAIAKSSYEVSDIDFVIFHQANLRLIEYLVKKMGFGLEKTYANVAEVGNTGSASLAIALSEAVTKGKMRRGQRVVLAGVGAGFNFAASVWDWTLEMPQ, from the coding sequence ATGATCGACGTGTCAACTTCAGCCGTGTCCCTGCCCGCCGTGTCCATCATCGGCGTGGGCCATCACCTGCCTGCGCGAGTGGTCGCTAACGACGAACTGTGCCAGAAGCTGGACCCGGCACAAGCCGTCACACCCGCCTGGATCGAAGAAAAAACGGGCATCCGTCAGCGCCGTATTGCCGCCCCGGACGATACCGCCTGGAGCTTCGCGGTGGAGGCTGCCAAGCGCGCGATGGCTATGGCGCAAATCACCGCTGAGCAGCTCGATATCATCATTTGCTGCACCTTTTCCGGTGACTACATCTACCCTCCGGTCTCAGCCAAAGTGCAGCAACAGCTAGAGGCCGAGCATGCACAAATCTACGATGTGCAAGCCAACTGCTCGGGCTTTGTTACCGGGTTGACCGCAGCGTCTGACCGCATCAGGGTGGACGACACCTTGCGCTACGCGCTCGTCATCGGCGTCGAAATGCTCAGCCGCTACATCGACGGCAGCGACGTCAACACCGCGATATACCTCAGTGACGGCGCCGGTGCAGCTGTACTAAGCCGAGTGGCGGAGGGCGGTATTCGCCACTCCGCTTTCCATACCGACAGCTCTAATTTCGATGCAGTGCGCCAGCGCGGCGGGGGCTCGATGTTTCCCACGAACGGCCGCCCGTTCGATCGCACGGTGGACTTGATGGAGATGAACGGTATCGCCACGTGGAAGCAGGCCATCACACATCTTCCGCCCACTATTCGGAAGGCGATCGCTAAGTCAAGTTACGAAGTCAGCGACATTGACTTCGTAATCTTTCACCAGGCCAACCTGCGGTTGATCGAATACCTCGTGAAAAAAATGGGATTCGGCTTGGAGAAGACATATGCCAACGTAGCCGAAGTGGGCAACACCGGCTCAGCATCGCTCGCCATCGCATTGAGTGAAGCAGTAACGAAAGGCAAGATGCGGCGAGGCCAGCGCGTGGTGTTGGCAGGCGTGGGCGCAGGGTTCAACTTCGCAGCGAGCGTATGGGATTGGACTCTGGAGATGCCACAGTGA
- a CDS encoding SDR family oxidoreductase produces MTVFTDFDDVKEGDTASLVKTITEADILRFVELTGDNNPLHVDAEYANHTPFKEIVVHGMLGASFISTVIGTKLPGPGALWVSQSFDFNLPVRLADTLTVACTVVRKHARDRLLELQMQITNQHGQTVLQGQGKVKLLEAPKATVVAPKSALKVAIVTGGAGGIGSAICKHLGAGGYSVVVNYLNNRNRADALVRQLNAIEPAKTRALAVQADVSTVEGCARLKDAAREQFGGVSALINAASPRIIAKPLTEMCWADMQEHLDVQVKSAFLAIQAVTPPMVANGGGRIVCITSESIDGTPVSGWTAYATGKGALATMARYLAAEFGPKGITVNCVSPGMTDTRFISGISEKQQLMTARLKPLRRLGTPGDIAGAVAFLLSDQASYITGQSLRVNGGGTMS; encoded by the coding sequence ATGACCGTGTTCACTGATTTTGATGACGTCAAGGAAGGCGATACTGCCTCCCTTGTCAAAACCATCACCGAGGCCGACATCCTCAGGTTTGTTGAGCTAACGGGTGACAATAACCCGCTGCACGTTGACGCCGAGTACGCGAATCACACGCCGTTCAAAGAGATCGTCGTCCACGGCATGCTGGGCGCTTCGTTCATCTCGACCGTTATCGGCACCAAGCTCCCGGGTCCCGGTGCGCTGTGGGTATCGCAGTCATTCGACTTCAACTTGCCAGTGCGCCTGGCCGACACGCTTACGGTGGCCTGCACCGTAGTACGCAAGCACGCACGTGACCGCTTGCTAGAGCTGCAAATGCAGATCACCAACCAACATGGCCAGACTGTCTTACAAGGTCAGGGCAAAGTCAAGCTGCTTGAAGCGCCCAAAGCCACGGTTGTAGCGCCTAAGTCCGCGCTCAAGGTAGCCATCGTCACTGGCGGGGCTGGGGGCATTGGCAGTGCGATTTGCAAACACCTCGGCGCCGGCGGGTACTCGGTCGTCGTCAATTATTTAAATAACCGCAATCGCGCGGATGCGCTGGTACGTCAGTTGAACGCAATCGAACCTGCAAAGACACGCGCCCTAGCAGTACAGGCGGATGTCTCGACCGTAGAGGGGTGTGCGCGCTTAAAAGATGCTGCGAGAGAGCAATTCGGCGGCGTGAGTGCGTTGATCAACGCCGCCTCGCCGCGCATCATCGCCAAACCGCTAACTGAAATGTGCTGGGCCGATATGCAAGAGCACCTTGATGTACAAGTCAAGAGCGCCTTCCTAGCGATCCAAGCCGTGACGCCGCCCATGGTGGCCAACGGGGGAGGGCGCATTGTCTGCATAACATCGGAATCGATCGACGGCACACCGGTCAGTGGCTGGACAGCCTATGCCACCGGCAAGGGCGCGCTTGCGACGATGGCGCGCTACCTTGCGGCGGAATTTGGCCCGAAGGGTATAACAGTCAACTGTGTGTCGCCGGGCATGACAGATACCCGGTTCATCAGCGGCATCTCTGAAAAGCAGCAATTGATGACCGCGCGCCTAAAACCCTTGCGCCGCTTGGGTACACCGGGCGACATCGCGGGAGCAGTTGCTTTCTTGTTGTCTGACCAGGCTTCTTACATCACCGGCCAAAGCCTGAGGGTGAACGGCGGGGGAACGATGTCGTGA
- a CDS encoding HAD-IIIC family phosphatase produces the protein MSDAHAEALEILRNSNAPMTDVLKALSTLDKAEHKGRTIKLGIAANISVDLLGNYLRRHAYLEDVRLEVINGSYDDLLNDVADFVAQDVDQLLIIPFFDNLYAAWESQLDALAADERQARMQTWLSKLQLALGQAASVGRLTLAGAHLWNHMPYGAAADLLLEFNGAMKALADAHANAQFLDTVGIVSYLGEKVALDARFYYAGKAPYTPTFFDEFARRFALATRGFGSYFYKVLALDCDNTLWGGIVGEDGLNGIALDPYDYPGNVYWTVQQQLRQLESRGILLCLCTKNNVEDADEVFAKHPNAVLKDEHFAAKKVNWDPKVASLRALAEELNLGQESFIFVDDSDFELEAVRTQLPQVKVFQVPKKLSDYPAMLRDIASLCLAGGLSAESKSRTQQYKQLALAATGQETFASQEDYLRSLDLKVHIYRDAREQIARIAELTQKSNQFNLTTRRYTPGEIVTLMDRPDSTVYSFDVRDRFGDCGITGVIVVDFAAEHAIIDAFLMSCRVIGRGVEFAVWPAVLDDIRERGNHGLTARYLPSAKNAQVADFFDRLGLSKVEESDDGARRYEAQLDSVRLADSDWVKLING, from the coding sequence GTGAGTGACGCGCATGCCGAAGCCTTGGAGATCCTGCGCAACTCCAACGCACCAATGACCGACGTGCTGAAGGCGTTGTCCACGCTTGATAAAGCAGAACACAAAGGCCGTACGATCAAGCTCGGAATCGCCGCCAATATTTCGGTAGACCTGCTGGGTAATTATCTCCGCCGCCATGCCTACCTCGAGGACGTGCGGCTTGAGGTCATCAACGGTTCTTACGATGACCTGCTAAATGACGTGGCGGATTTTGTCGCGCAGGACGTTGACCAGCTACTGATAATCCCTTTCTTCGATAATCTTTACGCCGCGTGGGAATCTCAACTTGACGCGCTCGCCGCCGATGAGCGGCAGGCAAGGATGCAGACGTGGCTGTCGAAGCTCCAGCTTGCATTAGGTCAAGCAGCATCGGTGGGCCGATTGACGCTCGCTGGTGCTCACCTATGGAACCACATGCCGTATGGAGCCGCAGCTGACCTGCTGCTCGAATTCAACGGCGCAATGAAGGCGCTGGCGGACGCGCACGCAAACGCACAGTTTCTCGACACCGTGGGGATTGTGAGTTATTTGGGCGAGAAGGTCGCATTAGATGCGCGCTTCTACTACGCGGGCAAGGCCCCGTACACGCCAACCTTCTTTGATGAGTTCGCGCGCCGCTTTGCACTCGCCACACGCGGCTTCGGTTCATACTTCTACAAGGTGCTGGCACTGGACTGTGACAACACGCTTTGGGGCGGTATCGTCGGCGAAGACGGCCTGAACGGAATCGCGCTCGATCCATACGACTATCCAGGCAATGTCTACTGGACTGTGCAGCAGCAACTTCGCCAGCTCGAATCCCGAGGCATCTTGCTCTGCCTGTGCACCAAGAACAACGTTGAAGACGCCGACGAGGTGTTTGCGAAGCACCCTAACGCAGTCCTGAAGGATGAGCACTTTGCTGCCAAAAAAGTGAATTGGGACCCGAAGGTCGCGAGCCTGCGAGCCCTTGCCGAAGAGCTGAACCTTGGCCAGGAGAGCTTCATCTTCGTCGACGACTCCGATTTCGAATTAGAAGCTGTGCGCACGCAGTTGCCGCAAGTCAAGGTGTTTCAAGTGCCGAAGAAGCTGAGCGACTACCCCGCGATGCTGCGGGACATAGCCTCGCTCTGCTTGGCCGGCGGGTTGAGCGCCGAGAGCAAGAGTAGAACCCAGCAATATAAACAGCTCGCCTTGGCGGCTACCGGGCAGGAAACCTTTGCGAGTCAAGAGGATTACCTACGATCGCTCGACCTGAAGGTGCATATCTACCGCGACGCGCGCGAGCAGATCGCCCGCATCGCTGAGCTGACGCAGAAGTCCAACCAGTTCAATCTGACGACGCGCCGTTATACGCCAGGCGAAATTGTGACGCTGATGGACCGCCCGGACAGCACGGTGTACTCGTTCGACGTCCGTGATCGGTTTGGAGACTGTGGCATAACGGGCGTGATCGTCGTGGACTTCGCAGCCGAGCACGCGATTATCGACGCCTTCTTGATGAGCTGCCGCGTGATAGGGCGCGGCGTTGAGTTTGCTGTATGGCCCGCAGTACTGGACGATATACGAGAGCGCGGCAATCACGGGTTGACGGCCAGGTACCTGCCCTCCGCAAAAAACGCGCAAGTGGCGGACTTTTTTGACCGGCTCGGCCTCTCAAAAGTGGAAGAATCCGACGACGGTGCGCGCCGTTACGAAGCCCAGCTGGACAGCGTCCGGCTGGCAGATAGCGATTGGGTGAAGTTGATCAATGGTTGA
- a CDS encoding acyl carrier protein, with translation MVDPTKIKEVMAAVLEVDPSTISEDASMDSIESWNSLRQMSLVLALEEEFGVSFPDEDAANATSFKLLSLVLQEQVA, from the coding sequence ATGGTTGACCCGACAAAGATCAAGGAAGTGATGGCCGCGGTTTTGGAGGTAGATCCGTCCACGATCAGCGAGGACGCCAGTATGGACAGCATTGAGAGCTGGAACTCGCTGCGCCAGATGAGCTTGGTGCTCGCGCTCGAAGAAGAGTTCGGGGTGTCCTTTCCGGATGAAGATGCAGCCAACGCCACCTCGTTCAAGCTCCTGTCGCTGGTGCTGCAAGAGCAGGTCGCCTGA
- a CDS encoding class I adenylate-forming enzyme family protein encodes MEVGMDWLIERFASARNKTAFIHHGTPFSYGQMVDRISVLESQLQKAGVGYHDTVVVLADYAPEVVCMLLALARLRATVVPMTRGSVIEESEVLGISGCTRRIAFAPDGITWEMETHSVEVINPLMSEFRQTESPGLVLFSSGSTGKPKGMLYDFWRVTDRFKMQRVPVVAVPFLLLDHFGGINTILAITSSLGTVVTTEDRLLPTICAAIEKYKVDLLPTTPSFLTMLAATDLPARYDLSSLKRITYGTETMPQATLDRIRERFPNAELQQTYGLSEVGVLRSQSRPDGSLWLRIGGQGFETQVRDGILWIRSEFRMLGYLNAPSGFDDEGWFNTQDRVEVDGEWFKILGRVTDLINVAGQKVYPAEVEDVILQLPNVTDVVVKGEKHTLLGQIVVAHVALSEPEPLPELRARIRLACLSKLTDYKVPAKVVLMEAEMYSARFKKVRQ; translated from the coding sequence GTGGAGGTCGGCATGGACTGGCTCATCGAGCGCTTCGCCAGCGCACGCAATAAAACCGCTTTTATCCACCACGGAACGCCGTTCAGCTATGGCCAGATGGTGGACCGAATCTCCGTGCTGGAGTCCCAGCTTCAGAAGGCCGGTGTCGGCTACCACGACACCGTGGTGGTATTGGCTGACTACGCGCCAGAGGTCGTGTGCATGCTGCTGGCATTAGCGCGGCTCCGAGCCACCGTTGTGCCCATGACTCGCGGCTCGGTGATCGAAGAGAGTGAGGTTCTGGGCATTTCGGGCTGTACCCGACGGATCGCCTTCGCGCCGGACGGCATCACCTGGGAGATGGAGACGCATTCCGTGGAGGTCATCAATCCGCTGATGTCTGAGTTCCGCCAGACGGAAAGCCCAGGCTTGGTGCTGTTCTCATCCGGATCTACCGGCAAGCCTAAAGGCATGCTATACGACTTCTGGCGCGTCACGGACAGGTTCAAGATGCAGCGCGTGCCGGTGGTGGCCGTACCATTTCTTCTACTTGACCACTTTGGCGGCATTAACACCATTCTCGCCATCACCAGCAGCCTGGGCACAGTAGTCACCACCGAGGACCGTCTCTTGCCGACCATTTGTGCGGCAATCGAGAAGTACAAAGTCGACTTGCTGCCTACCACGCCGTCTTTTCTGACCATGCTGGCCGCGACCGACTTGCCGGCGCGTTACGACTTGAGTTCATTGAAACGGATCACCTATGGCACAGAGACCATGCCTCAGGCGACGCTTGATCGCATCCGTGAGCGTTTCCCGAATGCGGAGTTGCAACAAACCTACGGGCTGTCGGAGGTGGGTGTGCTGCGCTCTCAGTCACGCCCCGATGGCTCGCTTTGGTTAAGGATCGGTGGCCAGGGCTTCGAGACGCAAGTGCGCGACGGCATTCTGTGGATCCGCTCGGAGTTCCGAATGTTGGGATACCTGAACGCGCCCTCGGGCTTCGACGATGAGGGGTGGTTCAACACACAGGACCGCGTGGAAGTCGATGGCGAATGGTTTAAAATCTTGGGTCGCGTCACCGACCTTATAAATGTGGCGGGGCAAAAGGTCTACCCGGCCGAGGTAGAAGACGTCATCCTGCAATTGCCCAACGTGACCGATGTGGTGGTGAAGGGGGAGAAACACACGCTGCTGGGCCAGATCGTGGTGGCGCATGTTGCGCTGAGCGAGCCCGAACCGTTGCCTGAGCTGCGAGCCAGGATCCGTCTGGCATGCCTGTCTAAGCTCACGGACTATAAGGTGCCGGCCAAGGTGGTGTTGATGGAGGCCGAAATGTATTCGGCAAGGTTTAAGAAAGTGCGCCAGTAA
- a CDS encoding glycosyltransferase family 2 protein: MPDDVSTALSVNFHAEDSSATPLISVCVPMYNNGATIERCLRSILDQDAKYELIIVDDNSPDDSVAIAEKMLRPGDRLIRNESNLGAHRNHVKLLELARGSYIQYVHGDDYLLPGALRTLVAYFDDPTVGLVFAPRRVLTDDLVWLRQCGTLHTRFRKLEEHNRGSSLVLQMTLQGLGTNWIGEPTNVMFRRQLAIDAGGIRDDIAHLSDLDLWLRLLLRSTACFVPQELSVREHTPFTGEAFAARTWWLDRLRLLTWVIVDPASPAVIRFIAAVWWSPVWVLRFLEVVLYGPDRRSRIKTLMLAPFREFARAWRLRANLNPVGSQP; the protein is encoded by the coding sequence TTGCCTGACGATGTGTCGACTGCACTATCGGTGAACTTTCACGCCGAGGATTCGTCGGCGACGCCGCTTATTTCGGTGTGCGTGCCGATGTACAACAACGGTGCGACCATCGAGCGTTGTTTACGCAGTATCCTGGATCAGGATGCGAAGTACGAACTCATCATCGTCGACGACAATTCCCCGGACGACAGCGTCGCCATTGCCGAAAAAATGCTGAGACCGGGAGACCGGCTGATACGGAACGAATCGAACCTCGGCGCCCATAGAAACCACGTCAAACTATTAGAACTCGCGCGCGGCAGCTACATCCAATACGTACACGGCGATGACTACTTGCTTCCGGGAGCACTGCGGACACTCGTCGCCTATTTCGACGATCCGACTGTCGGACTGGTTTTCGCGCCTCGACGTGTACTGACTGACGACCTCGTCTGGCTACGTCAATGTGGCACGCTGCATACCCGCTTTCGAAAGCTCGAAGAGCATAACCGCGGCTCCTCGCTGGTCTTGCAGATGACGCTGCAAGGCTTAGGCACCAATTGGATCGGAGAGCCGACCAATGTGATGTTTCGGCGCCAATTGGCAATCGATGCGGGCGGGATCCGCGATGACATCGCCCATCTCTCCGACCTTGATCTCTGGTTACGTTTGCTACTCAGGTCGACAGCTTGTTTTGTCCCGCAGGAACTTTCGGTACGGGAGCACACACCGTTTACCGGAGAAGCCTTCGCAGCAAGAACCTGGTGGCTAGACCGCCTGCGTCTCCTCACATGGGTGATCGTGGATCCCGCATCGCCAGCAGTCATTCGCTTCATCGCAGCGGTGTGGTGGTCGCCCGTATGGGTGCTGCGATTCCTGGAAGTCGTGCTCTACGGGCCGGACCGACGCTCGCGCATAAAAACGTTGATGCTCGCGCCGTTCCGCGAATTCGCCCGGGCCTGGCGTTTGCGCGCCAACCTAAATCCGGTCGGATCTCAGCCGTAG
- a CDS encoding glycosyltransferase family 2 protein, which translates to MTQPATPLVSVCVPMYNNSATIERCLRSILDQDGVEFEIVIVDDQSTDDGAAIADKLVRAGDRLIRNESRLGLNGNHNKCLEVARGDYIQFLHGDDWLLPGALRTLAHCFEDREVALAFAPRQVQTDDLPWSERRRAPSKLHVYFAKLREHNRGSSLVLQIVALWGASANLIGEPSCVMFRRCLALQAGGLRDDVYQTVDLDFWLRLMLRGAVCFVPQELSVRHHTGSTESSNITKAQRHWLDQLRILTWMIVDPASTFGVRAAATPWWLLVWLGLLFKVTVFGPQRTSRLKTLLAAPVSEFVRARRFRAELRPVPR; encoded by the coding sequence GTGACCCAGCCGGCCACACCACTGGTCTCGGTGTGTGTCCCGATGTACAACAACAGCGCGACGATCGAGCGTTGCCTGCGCAGCATCCTGGATCAGGACGGCGTCGAGTTCGAGATCGTCATCGTCGACGACCAGTCGACCGACGATGGCGCAGCCATTGCCGATAAATTGGTCCGCGCGGGAGATCGACTGATACGCAACGAGTCTCGGCTGGGTCTGAACGGAAACCACAACAAATGCCTGGAAGTCGCCCGTGGCGACTATATCCAATTCCTGCACGGCGATGACTGGTTGCTTCCGGGAGCCCTGCGGACGCTCGCCCACTGTTTCGAGGATCGCGAGGTGGCGCTGGCCTTCGCGCCCCGGCAGGTGCAAACCGACGACCTCCCCTGGAGTGAGCGACGGCGGGCCCCGAGCAAACTCCATGTCTACTTTGCCAAGCTCCGCGAACACAACCGCGGATCGTCGTTGGTGCTACAGATCGTGGCCTTGTGGGGCGCGAGCGCGAATTTGATCGGTGAACCCAGCTGCGTGATGTTCCGGCGCTGCCTGGCACTGCAGGCGGGAGGCCTGCGGGACGACGTCTATCAAACGGTCGACTTGGACTTCTGGCTGCGGCTCATGCTGCGGGGAGCGGTTTGCTTTGTGCCACAGGAACTCTCGGTAAGGCATCACACCGGTAGCACCGAGTCGTCGAATATCACCAAGGCTCAACGGCACTGGCTCGACCAGCTACGCATTCTCACTTGGATGATTGTGGATCCGGCGTCTACCTTTGGCGTCCGCGCCGCTGCGACGCCGTGGTGGTTACTTGTGTGGCTGGGGCTGCTCTTCAAGGTGACGGTGTTCGGGCCCCAGCGAACCTCGCGCCTGAAGACCTTGCTAGCGGCACCCGTTAGCGAGTTCGTGCGGGCGAGACGGTTTCGTGCCGAGCTGCGGCCTGTACCGAGGTGA
- a CDS encoding ABC transporter permease, which produces MSHRLEPQGSLLTQSWVQAGRLLLRWRRDQAVLLGSLLLPVFLLVIYKIVLGEQVHKVTGADAVYGIVPMCAVISALFGSLGNSVGITMDRESRVLSRMWVLPIHRASAVTGWVMAEVVRAFIGTILITVLGLAMGLRFMQGWPAALLFVLIPSIVVTGFTALVMAMAIRNNGRTAMTWVLGVTFALAFVNPGATPLKLFPAWAQPLIRMQPISPPIETMRSLAHGGPIAAPLVITLIWAVGLLAVFIPVAVRGYRLAAEANA; this is translated from the coding sequence GTGTCGCATCGCCTCGAGCCACAGGGTTCCCTGCTGACCCAAAGCTGGGTGCAGGCCGGCCGACTCCTGCTGCGGTGGCGGCGTGACCAAGCGGTGCTGCTGGGATCGCTGCTGTTACCCGTCTTCCTGCTGGTCATCTACAAAATCGTGCTGGGCGAGCAGGTGCACAAGGTCACCGGTGCGGACGCCGTTTACGGCATAGTCCCCATGTGCGCGGTGATATCGGCGCTCTTCGGATCCCTGGGCAACTCGGTGGGCATCACCATGGATCGCGAGTCGCGCGTCCTCAGTCGGATGTGGGTGCTGCCGATCCACCGGGCGAGCGCGGTCACCGGTTGGGTTATGGCAGAGGTAGTGCGCGCATTCATCGGCACCATCCTGATCACTGTGCTCGGGCTGGCAATGGGGCTGCGCTTCATGCAGGGCTGGCCCGCGGCACTGCTTTTCGTTTTGATCCCGTCGATCGTGGTGACCGGTTTCACCGCCCTGGTGATGGCGATGGCCATCCGCAACAACGGCCGGACTGCGATGACCTGGGTTTTGGGCGTTACCTTCGCGCTGGCGTTCGTGAATCCCGGTGCCACACCCCTCAAGCTGTTTCCGGCTTGGGCTCAGCCCTTGATCCGCATGCAACCGATCTCGCCACCCATCGAGACCATGCGGTCCCTCGCCCACGGCGGCCCGATCGCGGCGCCTCTAGTGATCACGTTGATCTGGGCGGTCGGGCTACTCGCGGTGTTCATCCCGGTCGCCGTTCGCGGCTACCGATTGGCAGCCGAGGCCAACGCGTGA
- a CDS encoding ABC transporter permease produces the protein MSALTALTERSLMSAARDGEMIFEILSPAAYLAGFSVALHGLVDTGRISYTQYFVPAVVAQSMIFVGLLTADRAARDHVSGFGERMRTLPVAAAATVTARTVATQMRAVLSLVVALIAGYAFGFRITGGLGYAAAFLVISLLLCLAVGLGADALGSRANSVQGASHLLFVPQLLLFMLSTGIAPEKTFPEWLRPYVRNQPVSQFAETLRGLATGHVILSNLAATLAWCLGMVLVFGAITLRMQRRG, from the coding sequence ATGAGCGCTTTGACCGCCCTCACCGAGCGTTCGCTGATGTCGGCGGCCCGCGACGGTGAGATGATTTTCGAAATCCTCTCGCCGGCAGCATATTTGGCGGGGTTCAGTGTGGCGCTGCACGGCCTGGTCGACACCGGCCGCATCAGTTATACCCAGTATTTCGTACCCGCGGTGGTCGCCCAGTCGATGATCTTCGTCGGGTTGCTCACCGCGGACCGCGCGGCGCGTGACCACGTGTCCGGGTTCGGCGAGCGGATGCGGACGCTTCCCGTCGCCGCGGCAGCCACGGTGACCGCCCGCACGGTGGCCACCCAGATGCGCGCCGTGCTCTCCCTGGTGGTGGCGCTGATTGCCGGCTACGCCTTCGGTTTTCGGATCACCGGCGGACTCGGTTACGCGGCGGCCTTTTTGGTAATTTCCTTGCTGCTGTGCCTTGCCGTGGGCCTGGGTGCCGACGCGCTGGGATCGCGCGCCAATAGTGTCCAAGGGGCCAGCCACCTCTTGTTCGTCCCCCAGTTGCTGCTGTTCATGCTGTCCACCGGCATCGCCCCCGAAAAGACCTTCCCGGAGTGGTTGCGCCCCTACGTCCGCAACCAGCCGGTCTCACAGTTCGCCGAAACCCTGCGCGGCCTGGCCACCGGCCACGTGATCCTCAGCAATCTGGCGGCCACCCTGGCCTGGTGTCTGGGAATGGTGCTGGTCTTCGGCGCGATAACGTTGCGGATGCAGAGGCGCGGCTAG
- a CDS encoding ATP-binding cassette domain-containing protein codes for MSPLAIEVVGLTKTFGRNTVALNGVDFSVPAGTVCGVLGHNGAGKTTTINILSTLIRPTSGRASVAGHDILRQPAEVRASIGMAGQFTGMDPMLTGRENLVLFGRLRGLNRKRAKARADELLEQFDLVAAADRRLSTYSGGMFRRVDLASALVVPPQVLFLDEPTTGLDPRSRRDVWALVSSLAAQGITVLLTTQYLEEADVLSDSIVVIDHGQVIASGTAEELKRAVGTSYCQVTPANPADLPQVAAALNGLDGVDIDGDTNSVSVFAPDGVATLVDVFRRVDALGLELADISLRKPSLDEAFLHLTERTVSRS; via the coding sequence GTGAGCCCACTGGCGATTGAGGTTGTCGGCCTCACAAAGACATTCGGGCGAAACACGGTCGCTCTCAATGGCGTGGACTTCTCGGTTCCGGCCGGAACCGTGTGCGGGGTGCTGGGCCACAACGGCGCCGGCAAGACCACCACGATCAACATCCTGTCCACACTGATCCGCCCCACCTCGGGCCGCGCCAGCGTCGCCGGACACGACATCCTCCGCCAGCCCGCCGAGGTGCGTGCCAGCATCGGGATGGCCGGGCAGTTCACCGGGATGGACCCGATGCTGACGGGGCGGGAAAACCTTGTCTTGTTCGGCAGGCTGCGCGGACTGAATCGCAAGCGGGCGAAGGCACGCGCCGACGAGCTGCTCGAACAGTTCGACCTCGTCGCCGCCGCCGATCGGCGGCTGTCGACCTATTCCGGAGGCATGTTCCGGCGCGTCGACCTGGCTAGTGCCCTGGTGGTACCGCCGCAGGTGCTTTTCCTCGACGAGCCGACCACCGGGCTGGACCCACGCAGCCGCCGCGACGTCTGGGCCCTGGTGAGTTCGCTTGCCGCGCAAGGCATCACCGTGCTGCTGACCACGCAGTACCTGGAAGAGGCCGACGTGCTCAGCGACTCGATCGTCGTCATCGATCACGGGCAGGTGATCGCCAGCGGCACCGCCGAGGAGCTCAAGCGTGCGGTGGGTACCAGCTACTGCCAGGTGACCCCGGCCAACCCCGCCGACCTGCCTCAGGTTGCGGCGGCGTTGAACGGGCTCGACGGGGTGGACATCGACGGCGATACGAATTCGGTGTCGGTGTTCGCGCCCGACGGGGTCGCCACGCTGGTCGACGTGTTCCGACGGGTCGACGCGCTGGGCCTCGAACTGGCCGACATTTCGCTGCGCAAGCCGTCGCTCGACGAAGCTTTCCTGCACCTGACCGAGCGGACCGTCTCGCGGTCATGA